A part of Neovison vison isolate M4711 chromosome 6, ASM_NN_V1, whole genome shotgun sequence genomic DNA contains:
- the LOC122910712 gene encoding olfactory receptor 7A17-like yields MEPSNDTGISDFLLLGLSEEPDLQPLIFGLFLSMYLITVCGNLLIILAVTTDSHLHTPMYFFLVNLSFVDICFISTTVPKMLQNIQNNSKVITYAGCITQIYFVLLFAGWDDFLLTVMAYDRFVAICHPLHYTVIMNPRLCGLLVLVSWIISAQNSLLQSLMALRLSFCTGMEIPHFFCELSKVVGQACPDKFLNDMVMYFATVLLGVAPLPGILYSYSKIVSSICHISSIQGKYKAFSTCASHLSVVSLFYCTGLGVYLSSASPQSSHSSAVASVMYTVVTPMLNPFIYSLRNRDIKSALKRIVGVPVI; encoded by the coding sequence ATGGAACCAAGCAATGATACCGGAATTTCagactttcttcttctgggattatCAGAGGAACCAGACCTACAGCCCCTCATCTTTGggcttttcctctctatgtacCTGATCACTGTATGTGGAAACCTGCTCATCATCCTGGCTGTCACCACAGACTCCCAtctccacacccccatgtacttcttccttgtGAATCTATCTTTTGTAGACATCTGTTTCATCTCCACCACTGTCCCCAAGATGCTGCAGAACATTCAGAATAACAGCAAAGTCATAACATATGCAGGCTGCATCACACAGATATACTTTGTCCTACTCTTCGCAGGCTGGGATGATTTTCTCCTTActgtgatggcctatgaccgcttcGTGGCCATCTGTCACCCTTTGCACTACACCGTCATCATGAACCCCCGGCTCTGTGGACTGCTGGTCCTGGTGTCCTGGATCATCAGTGCTCAGAATTCCTTGTTACAGAGCTTAATGGCATTGCGGTTGTCCTTCTGTACAGGCATGGAAATTCCCCATTTTTTCTGTGAACTCAGTAAGGTTGTTGGGCAAGCCTGTCCTGACAAGTTTCTTAATGACATGGTGATGTATTTTGCAACTGTGCTGCTGGGTGTTGCTCCTCTGCCTGGGATCCTTTACTCTTATTCTAAGATTGTTTCCTCTATATGTCATATATCATCAATTCAAGGCAAGTATAAAGCATTTTCCACCTGTGCATCTCACCTTTCAGTTGTCTCCTTATTTTATTGTACAGGCTTAGGAGTGTACCTTAGCTCTGCTTCTCCCCAGAGCTCCCACTCAAGTGCAGTAGCCTCGGTGATGTACACGGTGGTCACACCCATGCTCAACCCCTTCATCTACAGCCTGAGGAACAGAGACATAAAGAGTGCTCTGAAAAGAATTGTTGGGGTTCCAGTGATTTAA